One window of the Haloarcula halobia genome contains the following:
- a CDS encoding PDZ domain-containing protein, giving the protein MVSTLTWVLAGLVAYSFVAMVLRARGVVPEYVRFSGPITTIHTQRGKAFLTWLARPKRFWRAWGNLGVGIAIVVMVGSFLLVAVGAVQAILDPQPSALNEPRNALAIPGVNDFLPLSVAPEIVLGLVLGLVVHEGGHGLLCRVEDIDIESMGLAMLTVVPVGAFVEPDEEALLKSDRGAQTRMYAAGVTNNFALALVALVLLFGPVAGAIAVVDGVPVGGTLEGTPAADAGLESGDVITAVDGDPVANGRDLEAVLAATDNQTVTVSRRDGEAVPVERAVVVASAVQSSQLRNGDTITAVNGTAVSTRSEFERAARNTTVATLQTEGGRTVTMPLGSYVLVAEGGALADAGGPAGGSMVVTELDGQRIHDSQALLTALDRTSPGDRVTVTGYVDGERRTYDVTLGSTAGSDNGILGINALAGVSGVSVDDFGIDEYPAATFLSFIGGETDDPTADRGFSFAQRVFGVLILPFIGVAGGFGYNFAGFTGIATSFYTVQGPLSALGTGGVFVLANALFWTGWINVVIGQFNCVPTFPLDGGHILRTTTESFVSRLPIPDRRRLTTAVTLTVTLSMIGGLVLMVFGPRLLT; this is encoded by the coding sequence ATGGTGAGCACGCTGACGTGGGTCCTCGCGGGCCTCGTCGCCTACAGTTTCGTGGCGATGGTCCTCCGTGCCCGTGGCGTGGTACCCGAGTACGTCCGGTTCAGCGGCCCGATCACGACGATACACACCCAGCGCGGAAAGGCGTTCCTGACCTGGCTGGCCCGCCCGAAGCGGTTCTGGCGGGCCTGGGGGAACCTGGGTGTCGGCATCGCCATCGTCGTGATGGTCGGGTCCTTCCTGCTGGTCGCCGTCGGGGCCGTCCAGGCGATCCTCGACCCACAGCCCTCCGCGCTGAACGAACCGCGCAACGCGCTGGCGATCCCCGGCGTCAACGACTTCCTCCCGCTCTCGGTGGCGCCCGAGATCGTCCTGGGCCTGGTGCTTGGCCTGGTCGTCCACGAGGGCGGCCACGGACTGCTCTGCCGGGTCGAGGACATCGACATCGAGTCGATGGGGCTGGCGATGCTGACCGTGGTCCCCGTCGGAGCCTTCGTCGAACCCGACGAGGAGGCGCTCCTGAAGTCGGACCGGGGCGCACAGACCCGGATGTACGCCGCGGGCGTGACGAACAACTTCGCGCTGGCCCTGGTCGCGCTCGTCCTCCTGTTTGGACCCGTCGCGGGCGCCATCGCCGTCGTCGACGGCGTCCCGGTCGGGGGGACGCTGGAAGGGACGCCAGCCGCCGACGCCGGCCTCGAGTCCGGCGACGTCATCACGGCCGTCGACGGCGACCCCGTCGCGAACGGGCGCGACCTCGAGGCAGTCCTCGCGGCGACCGACAACCAGACCGTGACCGTCTCGCGGCGCGACGGCGAGGCCGTCCCCGTCGAGCGGGCCGTCGTCGTCGCCAGCGCCGTCCAGAGCTCGCAACTGCGCAACGGGGACACCATCACCGCGGTCAACGGGACGGCGGTGAGCACCCGCAGCGAGTTCGAACGGGCCGCGCGCAACACCACTGTCGCGACGCTCCAGACCGAGGGCGGCCGGACGGTGACCATGCCGCTTGGCAGTTACGTCCTCGTGGCCGAGGGCGGTGCGCTGGCCGACGCGGGTGGCCCCGCCGGCGGGTCCATGGTCGTCACCGAGCTCGACGGCCAGCGGATTCACGACTCCCAGGCACTCCTGACCGCGCTCGATCGGACCAGCCCGGGCGACCGGGTGACCGTCACCGGCTACGTCGACGGCGAGCGCCGGACGTACGACGTCACGCTCGGGTCGACCGCAGGGTCCGACAACGGCATCCTCGGTATCAACGCGCTGGCGGGGGTCAGCGGCGTCTCCGTCGACGACTTCGGCATCGACGAGTACCCCGCCGCCACCTTCCTCTCTTTCATCGGCGGCGAGACGGACGACCCGACGGCCGACCGGGGCTTTTCGTTCGCCCAGCGAGTCTTCGGCGTGCTCATCCTGCCCTTTATCGGGGTCGCCGGCGGCTTCGGCTACAACTTCGCCGGCTTCACCGGCATCGCGACGAGCTTCTATACCGTCCAGGGACCGCTTTCCGCCCTCGGTACCGGCGGCGTCTTCGTCCTGGCTAACGCGCTGTTCTGGACCGGGTGGATAAACGTCGTCATCGGGCAGTTCAACTGCGTGCCGACGTTCCCGCTCGACGGCGGGCACATCCTCCGGACGACGACGGAGTCGTTCGTCTCCCGGCTGCCGATCCCGGACCGGCGGCGCCTGACCACGGCTGTCACGCTGACGGTCACCCTGTCGATGATCGGCGGGCTCGTCCTGATGGTCTTTGGCCCCCGGCTGCTTACCTGA
- the lysS gene encoding lysine--tRNA ligase — protein MAEDPYEVGRGGRRAFWADSVADAVEARDPEDPIVVKGGVSPSGVPHIGHFNEIMRGYFVAEALRDRGHEVRQVFTADDKDRLRKVPRQLADLEWNVVGLGEVDAGALGRNLGKPYTDIPDPFGCCDSYGAHFTNLLKKSADLVGVDVEFVSNTRLYAEGEFEAVTRRVLDRADRAREVLADYQNKVDEEYVPFVPQCEECGKLTEGVTDVDLDAGEVHYVCTDVEAGDQTIEGCGHEGVASLRDGKLPWRFEWPAQWEILGVDFEPFGKDHAEGSWPSGEDVAENVLDIRPPVPMVYEWFTLDGEPLSSSSGNVVTVDEVLDLLEPEVFRYFFVKNPRKQRDFSVEHVDQLVDEFDAFERVYFGEVEPREDDERELAERAYPMVVDDPRQERLRIPYTFAAVLGMTDDPDLREEIARNEGHIPDDAPEWAVESALARVERARNWARRTGNEFDYELKRTAMPDAEFDVATQAALDELADFVAEGHDGDEIQGEIYETAKRHDIDIGEFFAAGYRLLFDDTQGPQLGPFIAKLDREFVVDRLRREA, from the coding sequence ATGGCCGAAGACCCGTACGAGGTCGGTCGCGGCGGCCGGCGGGCGTTCTGGGCCGACTCTGTCGCCGACGCCGTCGAGGCTCGCGACCCCGAGGACCCCATCGTCGTCAAGGGCGGCGTCTCTCCCTCGGGCGTGCCCCACATTGGCCACTTCAACGAGATAATGCGAGGCTACTTCGTCGCCGAAGCGCTGCGCGACCGCGGCCACGAGGTCCGGCAGGTCTTCACCGCCGACGACAAGGACCGCCTGCGGAAGGTCCCCCGGCAACTCGCCGACCTGGAGTGGAACGTCGTCGGCCTAGGTGAGGTCGACGCGGGCGCGCTCGGCCGGAACCTCGGCAAGCCCTACACCGACATCCCCGACCCCTTCGGCTGCTGTGACTCCTACGGCGCGCACTTCACGAACCTGCTGAAAAAGAGCGCCGACCTCGTCGGCGTCGACGTCGAGTTCGTCTCGAACACCCGGCTGTACGCCGAAGGGGAGTTCGAGGCGGTCACCCGGCGGGTGCTCGACCGCGCCGACCGGGCCCGCGAGGTGCTCGCCGACTACCAGAACAAGGTCGACGAGGAGTACGTCCCGTTCGTCCCCCAGTGTGAGGAATGCGGAAAACTCACCGAGGGCGTCACGGACGTCGACCTGGACGCCGGCGAGGTCCACTACGTCTGTACGGACGTCGAGGCCGGCGACCAGACGATCGAGGGCTGTGGCCACGAGGGCGTCGCCTCGCTCCGGGACGGCAAGCTCCCGTGGCGCTTCGAGTGGCCCGCCCAGTGGGAGATTCTGGGCGTGGACTTCGAGCCGTTCGGCAAGGACCACGCCGAGGGCTCCTGGCCCTCCGGCGAGGACGTCGCCGAGAACGTCTTGGACATCCGGCCGCCCGTCCCGATGGTCTACGAGTGGTTCACGCTCGACGGCGAACCGCTCTCCTCGTCGTCGGGCAACGTCGTCACGGTCGACGAGGTGCTCGACCTGCTGGAACCGGAGGTCTTCCGGTACTTCTTCGTGAAGAACCCCCGCAAGCAGCGGGACTTCTCGGTCGAGCACGTCGACCAGCTCGTCGACGAGTTCGACGCGTTCGAGCGGGTGTACTTCGGCGAAGTGGAGCCCCGCGAGGACGACGAGCGGGAACTGGCCGAGCGCGCCTACCCGATGGTCGTCGACGACCCCCGCCAGGAGCGTCTGCGTATCCCCTACACCTTCGCCGCCGTGCTGGGGATGACCGACGACCCCGACCTGCGCGAGGAGATCGCACGAAACGAGGGCCACATCCCCGACGACGCCCCCGAGTGGGCCGTCGAGAGTGCCCTGGCGCGGGTCGAGCGCGCCCGCAACTGGGCCCGCCGGACCGGCAACGAGTTCGACTACGAGCTCAAGCGAACCGCGATGCCGGACGCCGAGTTCGACGTGGCGACCCAGGCCGCGCTGGACGAACTGGCCGATTTCGTGGCGGAGGGCCACGACGGCGACGAGATCCAGGGCGAGATATACGAGACGGCGAAACGCCACGACATCGACATCGGCGAGTTCTTCGCGGCGGGCTACCGCCTGCTGTTCGACGACACGCAGGGCCCGCAACTGGGCCCGTTCATCGCGAAACTCGACCGCGAGTTCGTCGTCGACCGGCTCCGCCGCGAGGCGTAG
- the pyrH gene encoding UMP kinase, with protein MKVVVSVGGSVLAPDLESDRVEAYADVVQALVDAGHRLGAVVGGGPTARKYIGAARELGANEIELDQLGIAVTRLNGRLLTAALDDLAAPAPAESYDEGRATMRRGEVPVLGGIVAAQTTDAVAASFAEYVDADLLVYATSVPGVYDADPNEDPDATRFDELTADELVDIVVGNEMNAGSNAPVDLLAAKVIQRSGIETVVLDGTDPDRVRQAVQDDDVDGTAIVPGA; from the coding sequence ATGAAAGTCGTCGTCTCAGTCGGCGGGAGCGTCCTGGCCCCCGACCTGGAATCAGACCGAGTCGAAGCCTACGCGGACGTCGTCCAGGCGCTCGTGGACGCGGGTCACCGCCTCGGCGCCGTGGTGGGCGGCGGGCCCACCGCACGGAAGTACATCGGTGCCGCCCGCGAACTGGGCGCAAACGAGATCGAACTCGACCAGCTGGGCATCGCCGTCACGCGCCTGAACGGGCGCCTGCTGACGGCCGCGCTCGATGACCTGGCCGCGCCCGCGCCGGCCGAGAGTTACGACGAGGGCCGGGCGACCATGCGCCGGGGCGAGGTGCCGGTCCTGGGGGGTATCGTCGCCGCTCAGACCACCGACGCCGTCGCCGCCTCGTTCGCCGAGTACGTCGACGCCGACCTGCTCGTCTATGCCACCTCGGTCCCCGGCGTCTACGACGCCGATCCGAACGAGGACCCCGACGCGACACGCTTCGACGAGCTCACTGCCGACGAACTCGTCGACATCGTCGTCGGCAACGAGATGAACGCCGGGAGCAACGCGCCCGTCGACCTGCTGGCCGCGAAGGTCATCCAGCGCTCGGGCATCGAGACGGTCGTCCTCGACGGGACTGACCCCGACCGCGTCCGGCAGGCCGTCCAGGACGACGACGTCGACGGTACCGCCATCGTTCCGGGGGCCTGA
- a CDS encoding DUF7123 family protein, which translates to MSATVSPATKEEPSKEERLQSFLTKKAADGEMYFKSKFIADEVGLSPKEIGALMVKLKDSASELEVEKWSYTSATTWRVEPA; encoded by the coding sequence ATGAGCGCGACAGTTTCCCCTGCTACGAAAGAAGAGCCCTCCAAAGAAGAACGCCTGCAGTCCTTCCTCACCAAGAAGGCGGCCGACGGCGAGATGTACTTCAAGAGCAAGTTCATCGCGGACGAAGTCGGCCTCTCCCCGAAGGAGATCGGCGCGCTGATGGTCAAGCTGAAAGACAGCGCGTCCGAGCTCGAGGTCGAGAAGTGGTCCTACACCAGCGCGACCACCTGGCGCGTCGAACCCGCGTAA
- a CDS encoding site-2 protease family protein, giving the protein MSRSADDPPAPAEFSDVFFVTAVRRDGEAVRYVGDSLVPPEALLAELRPRFRERGYTLSLQRRSAATGPTDGGTTLDSPSGGRTAPYELVAEPTGTDTGGVPWLNVVLLLVTVASTLYVGASRWYYIPVFEQPWRVIEAWPFVVAMLGVLGIHELGHYAAARYHGVDVTLPYFIPFPSLLGTMGAVINIRGRIPDRTVLFDIGVAGPLAGLVATAVVTVVGLSLDPITVPERVAEGGANFVITFQDPLLLQALEFMVRSAGLGAEYGPGTAVHPIVFAGWAGMFFTFLNLLPVGQLDGGHIVRAILGPRQETVAAAVPGGLFALAGFLYFTRDPPPVGFGVWTLWVFWGLFATGLAYAGPARPTVDDTLDRRRVAIGVVTFALGLACFTPVPFEIVAA; this is encoded by the coding sequence ATGAGCCGCTCCGCCGACGACCCACCCGCGCCGGCCGAGTTCTCGGACGTGTTCTTCGTGACGGCCGTGCGGCGCGACGGGGAGGCGGTCAGGTACGTCGGTGACTCGCTGGTCCCGCCGGAGGCGCTCCTCGCCGAGCTCCGCCCCCGGTTCCGCGAGCGGGGCTATACGCTCTCCCTCCAGCGGCGGTCGGCCGCCACGGGGCCGACGGACGGGGGGACGACGCTCGACAGTCCGTCGGGAGGCCGGACCGCCCCGTACGAACTCGTCGCCGAACCCACCGGGACCGACACGGGCGGCGTACCGTGGCTGAACGTGGTCCTCTTGCTCGTGACTGTCGCCTCGACGCTGTACGTCGGCGCCAGCCGGTGGTACTACATCCCGGTCTTCGAACAGCCCTGGCGCGTCATCGAGGCCTGGCCGTTCGTCGTCGCGATGCTGGGCGTGCTGGGCATCCACGAGCTGGGCCACTACGCGGCCGCGCGGTACCACGGCGTCGACGTGACGCTTCCCTACTTCATCCCGTTCCCGTCGCTGCTGGGGACGATGGGTGCGGTCATCAACATCCGCGGCCGCATCCCGGACCGGACGGTCCTGTTCGACATCGGCGTCGCCGGCCCGCTTGCGGGCCTGGTCGCGACGGCCGTCGTGACAGTCGTCGGCCTCTCGCTCGACCCCATCACCGTCCCCGAGCGGGTCGCAGAGGGGGGCGCGAACTTCGTCATCACCTTCCAGGACCCGCTGCTCCTGCAGGCGCTCGAGTTCATGGTGCGGTCGGCCGGGCTCGGCGCGGAGTACGGGCCCGGCACGGCCGTCCACCCCATCGTCTTCGCCGGGTGGGCCGGGATGTTCTTCACCTTCCTGAACCTGCTGCCGGTCGGGCAACTCGACGGCGGGCACATCGTCCGCGCGATTCTGGGCCCGCGCCAGGAGACGGTCGCCGCGGCCGTCCCGGGTGGCCTGTTCGCGCTCGCCGGCTTCCTCTATTTCACCCGCGATCCGCCGCCCGTCGGCTTCGGCGTCTGGACGCTGTGGGTGTTCTGGGGGCTGTTCGCGACCGGCCTGGCGTACGCCGGCCCGGCGAGGCCCACCGTCGACGACACGCTCGACCGCCGGCGGGTCGCCATCGGCGTGGTGACCTTCGCGCTGGGCCTGGCCTGTTTCACGCCGGTCCCGTTCGAGATCGTTGCTGCCTGA
- the thiL gene encoding thiamine-phosphate kinase, producing MDEQAALALIGDRLSAAGDDCAVVDGQVLTTDMLHDRTDFPDGTTRYTAGWRAVGASLSDVAAMGARATAAVAVYGVPAFDAEDLLSFVDGASDVCDAVGAEYVGGDLDGHEEFTVATTALGEVDDPVLRSGASPGEAVCVTGTLGRTGVALELFERGEIERANALFRFQPRVAAGTALRPHATAMLDSSDGLARSLHQLTAASDCGAAIESPLPIDERVDGVAADAAERRELGLFLGEDFELVCTVPEPDFDDARQAVPCPLHRIGRVTQSGVMLDGDPLPDRGYSH from the coding sequence ATGGACGAACAGGCCGCACTCGCGCTCATCGGCGATCGGTTGTCGGCGGCCGGCGACGACTGTGCCGTCGTCGACGGCCAGGTCCTCACGACGGACATGCTCCACGACCGAACCGACTTCCCGGACGGGACGACCCGCTACACGGCCGGCTGGCGGGCCGTCGGTGCCTCGCTCTCGGACGTGGCGGCGATGGGCGCTCGGGCGACGGCCGCGGTGGCCGTCTACGGGGTGCCAGCGTTCGACGCAGAGGACCTCCTGTCGTTCGTCGACGGGGCGAGCGACGTCTGTGACGCCGTCGGCGCCGAGTACGTCGGTGGCGACCTCGACGGCCACGAGGAGTTCACCGTCGCGACGACGGCGCTGGGCGAGGTCGACGACCCCGTCCTGCGCTCCGGGGCCTCGCCGGGCGAGGCGGTCTGTGTCACCGGGACGCTGGGCCGGACCGGGGTCGCCCTCGAACTGTTCGAGCGGGGCGAAATCGAGCGCGCGAACGCCCTCTTTCGCTTCCAACCGCGAGTGGCCGCCGGGACCGCGCTTCGCCCACACGCGACGGCGATGCTGGACTCCAGCGACGGGTTGGCCCGATCGCTCCACCAGCTGACGGCGGCCAGCGACTGTGGGGCCGCTATCGAGTCGCCCCTGCCCATCGACGAGCGCGTCGATGGGGTGGCAGCGGACGCCGCGGAGCGCCGCGAACTGGGCCTCTTTCTCGGCGAGGACTTCGAACTCGTCTGTACGGTGCCGGAACCGGACTTCGACGATGCCCGCCAGGCGGTCCCCTGCCCGCTCCATCGCATCGGCAGGGTCACCCAGTCGGGCGTGATGCTCGACGGCGATCCGTTGCCGGACCGGGGCTACTCGCACTGA
- a CDS encoding lysylphosphatidylglycerol synthase transmembrane domain-containing protein, giving the protein MDESRWATVLGFAGTLVVLSALVVVVGVDDTVRALTRADPGAVVVVVAIAVVWLTSWGLALWTILRALNAPIAAHRAVLLFAGAVFSNNVTPFGQAGGEPLSALLISTAADSEYETGLAAIASVDTIHFVPSVGYAIVGFTFVAAGAVRLGRNLIFAAAAVAVLAVGLPVGAYLGWRYRYELEAAVVRLFTPVIRFLGRIAPRRSPPTARMIEDRIESFFQAIDRVATDRWTLLQTLGFSALGWACLAASLWTSLYAVGYSVPPSTVLLVVPVGSIASLAPLPGGSGAIEAVLVTLLVSTAPVPAAAATSAVLVHRGATYLLPTIVGSGVATALGVDRAVELNREDE; this is encoded by the coding sequence ATGGACGAGAGCCGGTGGGCGACGGTCCTTGGCTTCGCTGGCACGCTGGTCGTGCTCTCGGCGCTCGTGGTGGTCGTCGGCGTCGACGACACCGTCCGGGCGCTGACCCGTGCCGACCCGGGGGCGGTGGTGGTGGTGGTCGCCATCGCCGTCGTCTGGCTCACCTCGTGGGGCCTGGCGCTGTGGACCATCCTCCGCGCGCTGAACGCACCCATCGCGGCGCACCGCGCAGTACTGCTCTTTGCGGGTGCCGTCTTCTCGAACAACGTCACGCCCTTCGGCCAGGCGGGCGGGGAACCGCTCAGCGCCCTGCTCATCTCGACGGCCGCTGACAGCGAGTACGAGACCGGCCTGGCGGCCATCGCCAGCGTCGACACCATCCACTTCGTCCCCTCGGTGGGCTACGCCATCGTCGGGTTCACCTTCGTCGCGGCCGGCGCGGTCCGGCTCGGGCGGAACCTCATCTTCGCCGCCGCCGCCGTGGCCGTCCTGGCCGTCGGCCTCCCCGTCGGCGCGTACCTGGGCTGGCGGTACCGATACGAGCTCGAGGCCGCCGTCGTCAGGCTCTTCACCCCCGTCATCCGCTTCCTCGGTCGCATCGCACCCCGTCGCTCGCCGCCCACCGCCCGGATGATCGAGGACCGCATCGAGAGCTTCTTCCAGGCCATCGACCGCGTCGCGACCGACCGGTGGACGCTGCTCCAGACGCTCGGGTTCTCGGCGCTCGGGTGGGCCTGTCTGGCCGCCTCGCTGTGGACGTCGCTGTACGCCGTCGGGTACAGCGTCCCGCCGTCGACGGTGCTACTCGTGGTCCCGGTCGGCAGCATCGCCAGTCTCGCCCCGCTTCCCGGCGGATCCGGCGCCATCGAGGCCGTCCTGGTGACGCTGCTCGTCTCGACGGCACCGGTGCCGGCGGCGGCGGCCACCTCCGCCGTCCTCGTCCACCGCGGTGCGACCTACCTGCTCCCGACGATCGTCGGCAGCGGCGTCGCGACGGCGCTGGGCGTCGACCGCGCCGTCGAGTTGAACCGCGAGGACGAGTGA
- a CDS encoding 30S ribosomal protein S19e codes for MTTLYDVPAEDLIEALTETLAEEDAIEAPEWAAFTKTGVDKELPPEQEDFWQRRAASLLRKVAVDGPVGVNRLKTEYGSSKQGTTRYRVRPHQKVDGSGNIVRTALQQLEEAGYVETSENDGRRVTGEGRSLLDDTASEVLESLDRPDLERYA; via the coding sequence ATGACGACACTCTACGACGTTCCCGCCGAGGACCTCATCGAGGCCCTCACGGAGACGCTCGCCGAGGAGGACGCCATCGAAGCACCGGAGTGGGCCGCGTTCACCAAGACCGGCGTCGACAAGGAACTACCCCCGGAACAGGAGGACTTCTGGCAGCGACGCGCCGCCAGCCTGCTCCGCAAGGTCGCCGTCGACGGCCCCGTCGGGGTCAACCGCCTGAAGACCGAGTACGGCAGTTCCAAGCAGGGCACGACCCGCTATCGGGTCCGACCACACCAGAAGGTCGACGGGTCGGGGAACATCGTCCGGACCGCCCTCCAGCAGCTCGAAGAGGCCGGCTACGTCGAGACCAGCGAGAACGACGGCCGCCGCGTCACCGGCGAGGGCCGGAGCCTCCTCGACGACACCGCCAGCGAGGTGCTCGAGTCCCTCGACCGTCCGGACCTCGAACGCTACGCCTGA